GTGTGCTAATATATTAATTGCCAGGGATAGTACACTCCAAGTTGCAGATATCATCTACTTTGGCTGGACAGGACCCCAACCAAACCATTGTTCTATATCCTGGAAGCTAGCTCATGACTTGCAACAATGACTCGCAGATATCATTGCTGGAATCCTGGAACAATGACTTGCAGATATTGTTATTGAGGTTCAGGCAGATTTTCCACAAGGTCCAAAATCCATTACGTTCCGGTGTTGTGTACCTTACCTGCTCCTCCGTCCGTAGCATCCAGCATGGTCGCATTGCCGCCCATTATGATATCATAGCTTGTTGCTCCAATCCCCTACAATTTAAAGTGGGTGAGGTACTGCTACACACCATACTTAAACATCATCTTGCAAAGCGAGAGCTTCCATCAATCTCGATAGCTGAGCAATGGTGTCTTCGGGTGCCTTCTTGTTTCCGGGCCTCTGTCAATTTCTCTGCCTCTTCTTGGGTTTCTTCTGCAGCCTACCATTACTAGGCATCTGCGATGAATCAGAGAGTGACAGGCAAGCCCTCCTCTGCTTCAAGTCCGGGCTCTTGGCACCCGCCGGAGTTCTAGCTTCATGGAGCAACGCGTCCATGGGATTCTGTGACTGGCATGGGATCACCTGCAGCGCGACACCACCCAGGCGTGTTGTTGCGCTGGACCTTGAATCCGAAGGCATCTCGGGCTCCATAGCATCTTGCATCGCCAACCTCACTTGGCTGGCAAGGCTCCAGCTGTCCAACAACAGCTTCAGTGGCGGCCTACCACCGGAGCTTGGCCTCCTGAGCCGGCTCACCAACCTCAACCTTAGCATCAACGCTTTGGAAGGTAACATCCCGCCTGAGCTCTCTGAGTGTTCCCAGCTCCAAATCCTGGGCTTGTGGAATAATTCCTTCCGTGGAGAGATCCCACCTACCCTTAGCCAATGCAAGCACCTTCAAGAGATTGACCTTAGCAACAACAAGCTCCAAGGAAGCATCCCTCCTGCTTTCGGAGACCTTCCTGCGCTGCGCATACTAGTTCTCGCCAAAAACATGCTTACCGGCACCATACCACCGTCTTTGGGCAGTAGCTGTCATCTCACATACGTCGATCTCGGGATCAATGGTCTCGGAGGGGTAATCCCGGAGTCCTTGGCAAATAGCTCATCCCTTCAAGTACTTAGGCTTATGAGCAATAGTCTTACTGGTGAACTCCCAAAGGATCTTCTCAACACTTTGTCACTTGGTACCATTAGCCTCGAAGAGAACAGTTTTGTTGGTTCAATACCCTCTGTTACTGTCACATCTTCCCCTATTAAGCATCTTGATTTAGCGAATAACAATCTTTCAGGAAGAATACCTTCCTCAGTAGGGAACCTTTCCTCCTTAGTTTATCTTCGTCTTACAAACAACCATTTAGTTGGGAGCATCCCGGAGAGCTTAGGTTATATTCCAACACTAGAGACATTGACCTTGCATATAAACAACTTATCTGGGCCGGTTCCACCATGTATCTTCAACATGTCATCTCTGAGAAGTCTCGCCATAGCAAATAACACACTTGTCGGAAGATTACCCTTCGACATTGGCTACACACTCCCCAATATCCAGAACCTACTACTCTCAGAAAATAGTTTTGATGGACCAATCCCAGCCTCTCTTCTCAAAGCTTACCACCTACGCTGGCTTTACCTGAATGGTAATAGCTTTACTGGATCCATACCATTTTTCGGCTCATTGCCAAATTTGGAGGAACTCGATTTGGGACACAACAAGCTAGAAGCAGATGACTGGGGCTTTGTCTCTTCACTATCTAATTGCTCCAGACTGAGCATGCTGGCCCTGGATGGGAACAATCTCAAAGGGAAATTGCCAAGTTCTATTGGCAACCTTTCGAACAGTCTCGAGTGTCTGTACCTAAGTAGTAACCAAATTTCTGGACCTATACCACCAGAGATTGGAAATCTTAAGAGCCTCAATAGCTTGTACATGAATTACAATCTTCTCACCGGTAATATACCGCCAACAATTGGGAAACTGCAGAACTTGATCTTACTATCCTTTGCGCAAAACAGGCTTTCAGGTCAGATTCCAGATACTTTTGGCAATTTTGTTCAGCTGAGTATGCTGGAAATGGATCATAACAACTTTAGTGGAAGAATACCTGCAAGTATAGCACAGTGCACTCAACTCACCACACTCAACCTTGCTCACAACTCACTAGATGGGCATATACCAAGAGAAATCTTCAAACTCTCTACGCTTTCTGAAGAGTTGGACTTGTCAGACAACAACTTGTCTGGAGGAATGCCAGATGAAGTTGGCAATCTCGTTCATCTGCAGAAAATCAACATGTCAAATAACAGGTTGTCTGGTAACATCCCATCAACTCTCAGCCAGTGTGTTGTTCTGGAGTATCTTGGGATGCAAAGCAACTTGTTTGCAGGAAGCATTCCACAATCATTTGCCAACTTAGTCAGCATAAAACAGATGGATGTTTCTAGGAACAATTTGTCTGGAAAAATTCCAGAGTTCCTCAAATCCATGAAATCACTGCAAGACCTCAATTTATCCTTCAACCATTTTGATGGAGCAGTTCCAACAGGCGGTGTTTTTGACATCGCTGGTGCAGTGTCAATCGAAGGAAATTATCATCTGTGTACAAGCATTCCAACAAGAGGGGTGTCTCTTTGTTCAGCAGTGGTTGACAAGAAAAGAAAGCAGAAGCTACTGATTCTAGTTCTACTGCCAACTGTTGTTGCCACTGCAATCCTTTTCTCATTTATTGCAACAATTTGTTTGAGGAAAAGGATGAAAACCAATCCCCATTTGCAACATGACAATGAGCAGATAAAGATAGAGAAGATATCATATGAAAAGGTATCATATAAAGACTTGGTAAGGGCAACTGATAGATTTTCTTCAGCAAACTTAATTGGTTCTGGATCATTTGGAAGGGTTTATAAGGGCAGTCTGCAGTTTCAAGAAGATCAAGTTGCCATCAAGATTTTTGATCTTGACATTAATGGGGCACATCGGAGCTTCATAGCAGAGTGTGAAGCCCTAAGAAATGTTCGCCACCGGAATCTTGTAAAAATAATTACCTTATGCTCTTCAGTGGATCATACTGGGGCGGATTTCAAGGCCCTAGTGTTCCCATACATGCCAAATGGGAACCTAGAAATGTGGCTACATCTAAAAGACCCTGAAAATGGTGAAAGGAGTATTCTGACTTTAAGCCAAAGGACTAACATAGCCTTGGATGTAGCACTTGCTTTGGATTATCTTCACAACCAATGTGCACCTCCAGTTATACATTGCGACTTGAAGCCAACCAATATTCTTTTGGGTCTTGACATGGTTGCATACGTCATTGACTTTGGCCTAGCAAGATTCTTGTTCAGGACAGAGAATGCACATCAAGATAGTTCAGCAACTTTGAGCCGCTTAAAAGGAACCATAGGATACATCCCACCAGGTGAGATAAGCTTATTTGCAAGATACTGGTTCTGTTTGTTCCTTATGGAGTTGTACAAATAATGATGATTGTTTAATTTTATTGTGTTTTTAAATGTAAATGCAGAGTATGGAATGAGCGAAGAGATATCAACCAAGGGTGATGTCTATAGTTTCGGGGTGCTTCTGTTGCAACTGATAACAGGGTGCAGTCCAACTGAAGAAAAATTTAATGATGGTATAAGCCTTCATGAATTTGTTGATAAAGCATTTAGAAAGAATATTCACGAGGTTGTTGACCCCACAATGCTACATGATAACAGCAGTGCAACTGACATGA
This genomic window from Aegilops tauschii subsp. strangulata cultivar AL8/78 chromosome 4, Aet v6.0, whole genome shotgun sequence contains:
- the LOC141021397 gene encoding probable LRR receptor-like serine/threonine-protein kinase At3g47570 is translated as MSNNRLSGNIPSTLSQCVVLEYLGMQSNLFAGSIPQSFANLVSIKQMDVSRNNLSGKIPEFLKSMKSLQDLNLSFNHFDGAVPTGGVFDIAGAVSIEGNYHLCTSIPTRGVSLCSAVVDKKRKQKLLILVLLPTVVATAILFSFIATICLRKRMKTNPHLQHDNEQIKIEKISYEKVSYKDLVRATDRFSSANLIGSGSFGRVYKGSLQFQEDQVAIKIFDLDINGAHRSFIAECEALRNVRHRNLVKIITLCSSVDHTGADFKALVFPYMPNGNLEMWLHLKDPENGERSILTLSQRTNIALDVALALDYLHNQCAPPVIHCDLKPTNILLGLDMVAYVIDFGLARFLFRTENAHQDSSATLSRLKGTIGYIPPGEISLFARYWFCLFLMELYK